The following coding sequences lie in one Pan paniscus chromosome X, NHGRI_mPanPan1-v2.0_pri, whole genome shotgun sequence genomic window:
- the LOC129395320 gene encoding G antigen 2E isoform X1, with protein MNWRGRSTYYWPGRRRYLQPPEMIGPMRPEQFSDEVEPETPEEGEPATQRQDPAAAQEGEDEGACAGQGPKPEADSQEQGHPQTGCECEDGPDGQEMDPPNPEEVKTPEEGRQSIRHAHCRVSVSTVSYCNSYYVFETESRSEDQAGVQWCHLGSLEILSPGFK; from the exons ATGAATTGGCGAGGAAGATCGACCTATTATTGGCCTGGACGAAGACGCTATTTACAGCCTCCTGAAATGATTGGGCCTATGCGG CCCGAGCAGTTCAGTGATGAAGTGGAACCAGAAACACCTGAAGAAGGGGAACCAGCAACTCAACGTCAGGATCctgcagctgctcaggagggagaggatgagggagCATGTGCAGGTCAAg ggccGAAGCCTGAAGCTGATAGCCAGGAACAGGGTCACCCACAGACTGGGTGTGAGTGTGAAGATGGTCCTGATGGGCAGGAGATGGACCCGCCAAATCCAGAGGAGGTGAAAACGCCTGAAGAAGGTAGGCAATCCATTAGGCATGCACATTGTAGGGTGTCTGTTTCCACAGTATCATATTGTAATTCTTActatgtttttgagacggagtctcgctccgaagaccaggctggagtgcagtggtgccacctcggctcactggaaattctgtctccagggttcaagtga
- the LOC129395320 gene encoding G antigen 4 isoform X2, translated as MNWRGRSTYYWPGRRRYLQPPEMIGPMRPEQFSDEVEPETPEEGEPATQRQDPAAAQEGEDEGACAGQGPKPEADSQEQGHPQTGCECEDGPDGQEMDPPNPEEVKTPEEGEKQSQC; from the exons ATGAATTGGCGAGGAAGATCGACCTATTATTGGCCTGGACGAAGACGCTATTTACAGCCTCCTGAAATGATTGGGCCTATGCGG CCCGAGCAGTTCAGTGATGAAGTGGAACCAGAAACACCTGAAGAAGGGGAACCAGCAACTCAACGTCAGGATCctgcagctgctcaggagggagaggatgagggagCATGTGCAGGTCAAg ggccGAAGCCTGAAGCTGATAGCCAGGAACAGGGTCACCCACAGACTGGGTGTGAGTGTGAAGATGGTCCTGATGGGCAGGAGATGGACCCGCCAAATCCAGAGGAGGTGAAAACGCCTGAAGAAG GTGAAAAGCAATCACAGTGTTAA